The Lasioglossum baleicum chromosome 15, iyLasBale1, whole genome shotgun sequence genome has a segment encoding these proteins:
- the LOC143216149 gene encoding uncharacterized protein LOC143216149 — translation MLLPRTCILVTLLVAAASCEKQEEEDASAVFLEAAKSFFSNKDGMNGLQGLANAFVQPDAGKQGNDILGSKTNLDGIGQIISGIGTLFASNENNRQGFDYSVIGSVLVGMMSPDKGSKRVSRDVDNKQEPSIDFEGLLNLGSTLFGQNSGNSDFLMGVLPMLIQNLGGENEVDGQPKKSHDHSGHSWYMPPILENLHVMWDHFSNSELGQTLWKNSGLANFVGQMTDAQGRIQYENMLDSFENPALRRRWIRAMTNYVGEWISHVSDPQIQQRYLNTAQFVGNSFLKSQGFPKSAMFDAIRPVESLSRLVNAIAKRHLGMKIDSSQYIRPAVAYVQELITLASEKGFIMSRVNAREISNRLSEVINNDIVDPMLKAYRAYKWAIKRPQCASQILCTINEKNEQDKQQSPLRSGLLKATSYPAAWAVSNKLGTSFWTLYGAISEHDKCVQKYPANCTDFHEEEIRVTTESVHSEL, via the exons ATGTTGTTGCCGAGGACGTGCATCCTGGTGACGCTGTTGGTCGCCGCGGCGAGCTGCGAGAAGCAAGAAGAGGAAGATGCTTCGGCGGTGTTCCTGGAGGCAGCGAAGTCCTTCTTCTCGAACAAGGATGGGATGAACGGGCTGCAGGGCCTGGCGAACGCGTTCGTGCAGCCGGACGCCGGGAAACAG GGAAACGACATTCTAGGCAGCAAGACGAACCTGGACGGCATCGGGCAGATCATCTCCGGCATCGGCACCCTGTTTGCGAGCAACGAGAACAACCGGCAGGGGTTCGACTACTCGGTGATTGGCTCGGTTTTAGTGGGCATGATGAGTCCGGACAAAGGTAGCAAAAGGGTCAGCAGAGACGTTGATAACAAGCAAGAACCTAGCATAGACTTCGAGGGTCTGCTCAACCTGGGGAGCACGCTGTTTGGTCAGAACTCGGGGAATTCGGACTTCCTGATGGGAGTCCTGCCCATGCTGATACAGAACTTAGGCGGCGAGAACGAGGTCGATGGCCAGCCCAAGAAGTCGCACGATCACTCCGGACATTCCTGGTACATGCCACCCATCCTGGAGAATCTGCACGTGATGTGGGACCATTTCAGTAATTCGGAACTCGGCCAGACTCTGTGGAAGAACAGCGGTCTGGCGAACTTCGTGGGTCAGATGACGGACGCACAGGGACGTATCCAGTATGAGAATATGCTGGACAGCTTCGAGAATCCGGCTCTGCGTCGACGGTGGATCCGAGCGATGACGAACTACGTCGGTGAGTGGATCTCTCACGTGTCCGACCCGCAGATTCAGCAACGGTACCTGAACACAGCGCAGTTTGTCGGGAACAGCTTCCTGAAGTCGCAGGGATTCCCGAAGTCGGCCATGTTCGATGCGATCAGACCGGTGGAGAGCCTATCGAG gttggtgaacgcgatcgCGAAGAGGCACCTGGGCATGAAGATCGACAGCTCGCAGTACATCCGACCGGCGGTCGCGTACGTCCAGGAACTGATAACCCTGGCCTCTGAGAAGGGATTCATCATGTCCCGAGTGAACGCCAGGGAGATCAGCAACAGACTCAGCGAAGTGATCAACAACGACATCGTCGATCCGATGTTGAAG GCTTATCGGGCGTACAAATGGGCGATCAAAAGGCCGCAATGCGCCAGCCAGATTCTCTGCACCATAAACGAGAAGAACGAGCAGGACAAGCAACAGTCGCCTCTGCGAAGCGGTTTATTGAAGGCGACAAGCTATCCGGCGGCCTGGGCTGTCAGCAACAAGCTGGGAACCAGTTTCTGGACTCTCTACGGGGCCATCTCAGAACACGACAAATGCGTC CAAAAGTACCCGGCCAACTGTACAGACTTCCACGAGGAGGAGATCCGAGTTACCACGGAGAGCGTTCACAGTGAACTTTGA
- the LOC143216157 gene encoding ADP-ribosylation factor-like protein 3 translates to MGLLAILRKLRSNPDKELRLLLLGLDNAGKTTILKSLASEDITQVTPTQGFNIKSVQSEGFKLNVWDIGGARKIRPYWRNYFENTDVLIYVVDSADVKRLEETGQELSELLLEEKLRGVPLLVYANKQDLGQAVTAAEIAEGLGLHNIKDRDWQIQSCIATEGKGVKEGLEWACKNIKRK, encoded by the exons ATG GGACTGTTGGCGATCTTGAGGAAATTGCGCTCGAATCCGGACAAGGAGCTGCGTTTGCTTCTTCTGGGTCTAGACAATGCTGGAAAAACGACTATACTCAAGTCTTTGGCCAGCGAAGACATCACACAG GTAACGCCGACCCAGGGCTTCAACATCAAAAGCGTGCAGAGCGAGGGCTTCAAATTAAACGTGTGGGACATCGGCGGTGCTCGAAAGATTCGACCCTACTGGCGGAACTATTTCGAAAACACCGACGTTCTG ATCTACGTGGTGGACAGCGCGGACGTGAAGCGACTGGAAGAAACTGGTCAGGAATTATCGGAATTACTGCTGGAAGAAAAATTGCGAGGAGTTCCATTGCTAGTGTACGCTAACAAGCAGGATCTAGGACAAGCGGTAACCGCGGCTGAAATCGCGGAAGGTCTCGGTTTGCACAACATCAAGGACCGAGACTGGCAAATTCAATCCTGTATCGCCACCGAGGGGAAAGGTGTCAAA GAAGGACTCGAGTGGGCGTGCAAGAACATCAAGAGGAAGTAA
- the LOC143216152 gene encoding RCC1 domain-containing protein 1 isoform X1 → MSIEAIDFSGGNMFYYAGFNANTLFSDSGDIVYTVDSFTEVAFSGITDFQIGWGYFLLWKGRELHICKKDQQGNTGIQLIRIPETPSDSCKSAAIGKDNIIILSENNDLWRYKIYEADGAWKKVTNYIPSNNDSDKEYPVKVLQGGCTVVLTNLGRVFNVPTLVEMPKRVKFVDVACGFDHTILLAENGDVYSMGMGTRGQLGHNDLEDCDNPKLIEALAGLKVVQISAMGWHSAVITNQGDLYTWGWNTNGELGFPSLDSKVVAVPTLVDFTDDRNEVVDTFVKKVECGNTFTVCLTGTCLLWETLRGRATLKNLIFLADDGTFWGCGCNKYGQLGQSRKDLSGSTKFIKLQIPKIIESIDDFSCREWGTVLSTR, encoded by the exons ATGTCCATAGAAGCAATTGATTTCAGTGGTGGGAACATGTTTTATTATGCTGGATTTAATGCAAATACATTGTTCTCTGATAGCGGAGACATTGTATATACAGTGGATTCATTCACCGAAGTCGCTTTCTCTGGAATCACAGACTTTCAAATAGGATGGGGCTACTTTCTTTTGTGGAAGGGGAGGGAATTGCATATTTGCAAGAAAGATCAACAAGGAAACACCGGTATTCAATTGATACGGATACCGGAGACTCCGTCGGACAG TTGCAAATCAGCTGCAATTGGTAAAGACAATATAATAATCTTGTCCGAGAACAATGACTTGTGGAGATACAAGATCTACGAGGCTGACGGCGCTTGGAAGAAGGTGACAAACTATATTCCAAGCAACAACGATTCTGATAAAGAGTATCCTGTTAAAGTCCTGCAAGGAGGATGCACTGTAGTCCTTACTAACTTAG GTCGCGTTTTCAATGTCCCCACGTTGGTCGAGATGCCGAAGAGGGTGAAATTCGTAGACGTAGCTTGTGGCTTTGATCACACGATCCTTTTAGCAGAGAACGGCGACGTGTACTCGATGGGGATGGGAAC GCGCGGGCAGCTGGGACACAACGATCTCGAGGACTGCGACAACCCTAAACTGATCGAGGCTCTGGCCGGTCTGAAAGTGGTTCAAATATCGGCGATGGGTTGGCATAGCGCTGTGATCACCAACCAA GGCGACTTGTACACGTGGGGGTGGAACACGAACGGAGAATTAGGTTTTCCCTCTCTGGACAGCAAAGTAGTCGCAGTACCAACTCTGGTAGATTTCACAGACGATCGAAACGAAGTTGTAGACACGTTCGTGAAGAAAGTCGAATGCGGGAACACGTTCACCGTGTGTCTAACGGGTACGTGTCTTTTATGGGAAACGCTAAGGGGTAGAGCCACATTGAAGAATTTGATTTTCTTAGCAGACGATGGCACATTTTGGGGCTGCGGATGCAACAAGTACGGACAGCTAGGCCAATCCCGGAAGGACCTTTCTGGTTCCACGAAATTTATCAAATTGCAAATCCCTAAAATCATTGAAAGCATCGATGACTTCAGCTGCAGAGAATGGGGCACCGTACTGTCGACacggtga
- the LOC143216152 gene encoding uncharacterized protein LOC143216152 isoform X4 — protein MSIEAIDFSGGNMFYYAGFNANTLFSDSGDIVYTVDSFTEVAFSGITDFQIGWGYFLLWKGRELHICKKDQQGNTGIQLIRIPETPSDSCKSAAIGKDNIIILSENNDLWRYKIYEADGAWKKVTNYIPSNNDSDKEYPVKVLQGGCTVVLTNLGRVFNVPTLVEMPKRVKFVDVACGFDHTILLAENGDVYSMGMGTRGQLGHNDLEDCDNPKLIEALAGLKVVQISAMGWHSAVITNQGDLYTWGWNTNGELGFPSLDSKVVAVPTLVDFTDDRNEVVDTFVKKVECGNTFTVCLTDDGTFWGCGCNKYGQLGQSRKDLSGSTKFIKLQIPKIIESIDDFSCREWGTVLSTR, from the exons ATGTCCATAGAAGCAATTGATTTCAGTGGTGGGAACATGTTTTATTATGCTGGATTTAATGCAAATACATTGTTCTCTGATAGCGGAGACATTGTATATACAGTGGATTCATTCACCGAAGTCGCTTTCTCTGGAATCACAGACTTTCAAATAGGATGGGGCTACTTTCTTTTGTGGAAGGGGAGGGAATTGCATATTTGCAAGAAAGATCAACAAGGAAACACCGGTATTCAATTGATACGGATACCGGAGACTCCGTCGGACAG TTGCAAATCAGCTGCAATTGGTAAAGACAATATAATAATCTTGTCCGAGAACAATGACTTGTGGAGATACAAGATCTACGAGGCTGACGGCGCTTGGAAGAAGGTGACAAACTATATTCCAAGCAACAACGATTCTGATAAAGAGTATCCTGTTAAAGTCCTGCAAGGAGGATGCACTGTAGTCCTTACTAACTTAG GTCGCGTTTTCAATGTCCCCACGTTGGTCGAGATGCCGAAGAGGGTGAAATTCGTAGACGTAGCTTGTGGCTTTGATCACACGATCCTTTTAGCAGAGAACGGCGACGTGTACTCGATGGGGATGGGAAC GCGCGGGCAGCTGGGACACAACGATCTCGAGGACTGCGACAACCCTAAACTGATCGAGGCTCTGGCCGGTCTGAAAGTGGTTCAAATATCGGCGATGGGTTGGCATAGCGCTGTGATCACCAACCAA GGCGACTTGTACACGTGGGGGTGGAACACGAACGGAGAATTAGGTTTTCCCTCTCTGGACAGCAAAGTAGTCGCAGTACCAACTCTGGTAGATTTCACAGACGATCGAAACGAAGTTGTAGACACGTTCGTGAAGAAAGTCGAATGCGGGAACACGTTCACCGTGTGTCTAACGG ACGATGGCACATTTTGGGGCTGCGGATGCAACAAGTACGGACAGCTAGGCCAATCCCGGAAGGACCTTTCTGGTTCCACGAAATTTATCAAATTGCAAATCCCTAAAATCATTGAAAGCATCGATGACTTCAGCTGCAGAGAATGGGGCACCGTACTGTCGACacggtga
- the LOC143216152 gene encoding uncharacterized protein LOC143216152 isoform X3, with product MSIEAIDFSGGNMFYYAGFNANTLFSDSGDIVYTVDSFTEVAFSGITDFQIGWGYFLLWKGRELHICKKDQQGNTGIQLIRIPETPSDSCKSAAIGKDNIIILSENNDLWRYKIYEADGAWKKVTNYIPSNNDSDKEYPVKVLQGGCTVVLTNLGRVFNVPTLVEMPKRVKFVDVACGFDHTILLAENGDVYSMGMGTRGQLGHNDLEDCDNPKLIEALAGLKVVQISAMGWHSAVITNQGDLYTWGWNTNGELGFPSLDSKVVAVPTLVDFTDDRNEVVDTFVKKVECGNTFTVCLTADDGTFWGCGCNKYGQLGQSRKDLSGSTKFIKLQIPKIIESIDDFSCREWGTVLSTR from the exons ATGTCCATAGAAGCAATTGATTTCAGTGGTGGGAACATGTTTTATTATGCTGGATTTAATGCAAATACATTGTTCTCTGATAGCGGAGACATTGTATATACAGTGGATTCATTCACCGAAGTCGCTTTCTCTGGAATCACAGACTTTCAAATAGGATGGGGCTACTTTCTTTTGTGGAAGGGGAGGGAATTGCATATTTGCAAGAAAGATCAACAAGGAAACACCGGTATTCAATTGATACGGATACCGGAGACTCCGTCGGACAG TTGCAAATCAGCTGCAATTGGTAAAGACAATATAATAATCTTGTCCGAGAACAATGACTTGTGGAGATACAAGATCTACGAGGCTGACGGCGCTTGGAAGAAGGTGACAAACTATATTCCAAGCAACAACGATTCTGATAAAGAGTATCCTGTTAAAGTCCTGCAAGGAGGATGCACTGTAGTCCTTACTAACTTAG GTCGCGTTTTCAATGTCCCCACGTTGGTCGAGATGCCGAAGAGGGTGAAATTCGTAGACGTAGCTTGTGGCTTTGATCACACGATCCTTTTAGCAGAGAACGGCGACGTGTACTCGATGGGGATGGGAAC GCGCGGGCAGCTGGGACACAACGATCTCGAGGACTGCGACAACCCTAAACTGATCGAGGCTCTGGCCGGTCTGAAAGTGGTTCAAATATCGGCGATGGGTTGGCATAGCGCTGTGATCACCAACCAA GGCGACTTGTACACGTGGGGGTGGAACACGAACGGAGAATTAGGTTTTCCCTCTCTGGACAGCAAAGTAGTCGCAGTACCAACTCTGGTAGATTTCACAGACGATCGAAACGAAGTTGTAGACACGTTCGTGAAGAAAGTCGAATGCGGGAACACGTTCACCGTGTGTCTAACGG CAGACGATGGCACATTTTGGGGCTGCGGATGCAACAAGTACGGACAGCTAGGCCAATCCCGGAAGGACCTTTCTGGTTCCACGAAATTTATCAAATTGCAAATCCCTAAAATCATTGAAAGCATCGATGACTTCAGCTGCAGAGAATGGGGCACCGTACTGTCGACacggtga
- the LOC143216152 gene encoding RCC1 domain-containing protein 1 isoform X2, with the protein MFYYAGFNANTLFSDSGDIVYTVDSFTEVAFSGITDFQIGWGYFLLWKGRELHICKKDQQGNTGIQLIRIPETPSDSCKSAAIGKDNIIILSENNDLWRYKIYEADGAWKKVTNYIPSNNDSDKEYPVKVLQGGCTVVLTNLGRVFNVPTLVEMPKRVKFVDVACGFDHTILLAENGDVYSMGMGTRGQLGHNDLEDCDNPKLIEALAGLKVVQISAMGWHSAVITNQGDLYTWGWNTNGELGFPSLDSKVVAVPTLVDFTDDRNEVVDTFVKKVECGNTFTVCLTGTCLLWETLRGRATLKNLIFLADDGTFWGCGCNKYGQLGQSRKDLSGSTKFIKLQIPKIIESIDDFSCREWGTVLSTR; encoded by the exons ATGTTTTATTATGCTGGATTTAATGCAAATACATTGTTCTCTGATAGCGGAGACATTGTATATACAGTGGATTCATTCACCGAAGTCGCTTTCTCTGGAATCACAGACTTTCAAATAGGATGGGGCTACTTTCTTTTGTGGAAGGGGAGGGAATTGCATATTTGCAAGAAAGATCAACAAGGAAACACCGGTATTCAATTGATACGGATACCGGAGACTCCGTCGGACAG TTGCAAATCAGCTGCAATTGGTAAAGACAATATAATAATCTTGTCCGAGAACAATGACTTGTGGAGATACAAGATCTACGAGGCTGACGGCGCTTGGAAGAAGGTGACAAACTATATTCCAAGCAACAACGATTCTGATAAAGAGTATCCTGTTAAAGTCCTGCAAGGAGGATGCACTGTAGTCCTTACTAACTTAG GTCGCGTTTTCAATGTCCCCACGTTGGTCGAGATGCCGAAGAGGGTGAAATTCGTAGACGTAGCTTGTGGCTTTGATCACACGATCCTTTTAGCAGAGAACGGCGACGTGTACTCGATGGGGATGGGAAC GCGCGGGCAGCTGGGACACAACGATCTCGAGGACTGCGACAACCCTAAACTGATCGAGGCTCTGGCCGGTCTGAAAGTGGTTCAAATATCGGCGATGGGTTGGCATAGCGCTGTGATCACCAACCAA GGCGACTTGTACACGTGGGGGTGGAACACGAACGGAGAATTAGGTTTTCCCTCTCTGGACAGCAAAGTAGTCGCAGTACCAACTCTGGTAGATTTCACAGACGATCGAAACGAAGTTGTAGACACGTTCGTGAAGAAAGTCGAATGCGGGAACACGTTCACCGTGTGTCTAACGGGTACGTGTCTTTTATGGGAAACGCTAAGGGGTAGAGCCACATTGAAGAATTTGATTTTCTTAGCAGACGATGGCACATTTTGGGGCTGCGGATGCAACAAGTACGGACAGCTAGGCCAATCCCGGAAGGACCTTTCTGGTTCCACGAAATTTATCAAATTGCAAATCCCTAAAATCATTGAAAGCATCGATGACTTCAGCTGCAGAGAATGGGGCACCGTACTGTCGACacggtga
- the LOC143216152 gene encoding RCC1 domain-containing protein 1 isoform X5, translating to MILDVPGRAEDNSIFLCSCKSAAIGKDNIIILSENNDLWRYKIYEADGAWKKVTNYIPSNNDSDKEYPVKVLQGGCTVVLTNLGRVFNVPTLVEMPKRVKFVDVACGFDHTILLAENGDVYSMGMGTRGQLGHNDLEDCDNPKLIEALAGLKVVQISAMGWHSAVITNQGDLYTWGWNTNGELGFPSLDSKVVAVPTLVDFTDDRNEVVDTFVKKVECGNTFTVCLTGTCLLWETLRGRATLKNLIFLADDGTFWGCGCNKYGQLGQSRKDLSGSTKFIKLQIPKIIESIDDFSCREWGTVLSTR from the exons ATGATCCTGGATGTTCCCGGGAGAGCAGAGGATAATTCCATTTTCCTTTGTAGTTGCAAATCAGCTGCAATTGGTAAAGACAATATAATAATCTTGTCCGAGAACAATGACTTGTGGAGATACAAGATCTACGAGGCTGACGGCGCTTGGAAGAAGGTGACAAACTATATTCCAAGCAACAACGATTCTGATAAAGAGTATCCTGTTAAAGTCCTGCAAGGAGGATGCACTGTAGTCCTTACTAACTTAG GTCGCGTTTTCAATGTCCCCACGTTGGTCGAGATGCCGAAGAGGGTGAAATTCGTAGACGTAGCTTGTGGCTTTGATCACACGATCCTTTTAGCAGAGAACGGCGACGTGTACTCGATGGGGATGGGAAC GCGCGGGCAGCTGGGACACAACGATCTCGAGGACTGCGACAACCCTAAACTGATCGAGGCTCTGGCCGGTCTGAAAGTGGTTCAAATATCGGCGATGGGTTGGCATAGCGCTGTGATCACCAACCAA GGCGACTTGTACACGTGGGGGTGGAACACGAACGGAGAATTAGGTTTTCCCTCTCTGGACAGCAAAGTAGTCGCAGTACCAACTCTGGTAGATTTCACAGACGATCGAAACGAAGTTGTAGACACGTTCGTGAAGAAAGTCGAATGCGGGAACACGTTCACCGTGTGTCTAACGGGTACGTGTCTTTTATGGGAAACGCTAAGGGGTAGAGCCACATTGAAGAATTTGATTTTCTTAGCAGACGATGGCACATTTTGGGGCTGCGGATGCAACAAGTACGGACAGCTAGGCCAATCCCGGAAGGACCTTTCTGGTTCCACGAAATTTATCAAATTGCAAATCCCTAAAATCATTGAAAGCATCGATGACTTCAGCTGCAGAGAATGGGGCACCGTACTGTCGACacggtga
- the LOC143216179 gene encoding uncharacterized protein LOC143216179 — MAAFWFLDTLALQVLKRKTILDENYLIVLVSWLAGEMMLIREKKLPREEFFRLMKELFHQAANKISEMNRCPYWDEIVWENPEEPDVDERKDDQEATLEDFEQTSSKKFRTSGSTVDKKESFSPNGEDEFEPFSSSVDPLVVLDTLMESTYDMYANELRYELVYAVFAEQIEVQNYTLPFSIRKPRPAKLSDPEISPFSVILRRTFVTHDLYGLTSGKGKKKKKIIPEAPSTPANSLHDDEALVEKRRFILPLVEANETIALFDQAEKDA, encoded by the exons ATGGCGGCCTTCTGGTTCCTCGACACCTTGGCTCTTCAGGTTCTCAAACGCAAGACGATCCTCGACGAAAATTACTTGATCGTTCTGGTCAGCTGGCTTGCTGGAGAGATGATGCTCATTCGAG AGAAGAAGCTTCCCCGCGAGGAATTTTTCAGGCTGATGAAGGAGCTGTTTCACCAGGCAGCGAATAAGATATCCGAAATGAATCGATGTCCTTACTGGGACGAAATAGTGTGGGAAAACCCAGAGGAACCCGACGTGGACGAGAGAAAGGACGACCAAGAGGCAACTTTGGAAGACTTCGAGCAAACTTCGTCGAAAAA ATTCAGGACATCGGGGAGCACAGTAGACAAGAAAGAGTCATTTTCGCCTAACGGAGAAGATGAGTTTGAACCGTTCAGCAGCAGCGTAGACCCACTAGTCGTCTTGGACACCTTGATGGAGTCTACCTACGACAT GTACGCTAACGAGCTGAGGTACGAATTGGTCTACGCGGTTTTTGCAGAGCAGATAGAGGTGCAGAATTATACGCTGCCATTCTCGATCAGAAAACCGCGGCCAGCGAAATTGTCGGACCCTGAGATTTCGCCTTTCAGCGTGATACTCCGCAGGACATTCGTGACTCACGACCTATACGGATTAACGTCAG GCaaggggaagaagaagaagaagattatACCCGAAGCGCCCAGCACTCCCGCGAATTCGCTCCACGACGATGAGGCCCTTGTGGAGAAACGACGGTTCATCTTGCCGCTGGTAGAAGCGAACGAGACGATAGCTTTGTTCGATCAGGCTGAAAAGGATGCTTAA